The region CTTACTGGAATAAAGAATGCGAACAGCATCCTAGTAATAACCATTGCAAAATTTTTTGCGATTAATACTCGAACTTTTTAAGTATTCTTACGCTTGATTTTTATATATTATCCGTACTAAAGAATAGTTAGCTAGAAAGGAGGACAAGCAGATGACCAATTTAATTATAGAGATTTTATTTTGGGCAATTTTAATTTCTTATTTAGGATTAAGGTTTTCTATAACCCGAGATAGCTTTAAAAAACAGTATTAACTAGGAGGAAGAAATGAAACTTCAAACACAATTAACAGTTCCGAACAAAGCTCTGCGTGATCTTGATTATGTTAATAAAGTAGAAGTCTTAGAAGAAACTTTTAAGAGATAATATCAAGATCACCCAACTTAAGAAGATTATCTAGTTTGTTGTAACTGACTATTCATTAATCAGTTTTCATAGCTTATAAATTCTAAAAATATAAATAAATTTTTAATGAGAGGTTTAACTATGAAATTAAAATTCATGCCAACAACAATTTTTAGAGAAACCCCAAAAGTGACATTCTTTGATGCAGGTTTGGAGGAATCTAATGGTTGTGATGTAGTAATTCACTCTGAAGAGGCAATATCTCCTCCTGATGATTTTAAAGATGAACAATATTACGTTCACAATCATCAAATTGATCACAACTTAGTTATCACTGGAGAAAGAACGTTTGTTTTAATAAATCCTTCATGGGATGAACCACATCATGTGATTTATTTAAATAGATCTATGGGGGCATTAGAAATTCCTATTGGGACTTATCACAGATCAATTTCAGGAAAAGAAGGTAGTATTGTTTTAAATCAACCCAAAAGAGATAAATTATTTGATCCCGTTAAAGAATTTATCCCACAAAAATTAGACAAAATAAGTTTAATTAAGGCGAGAAAGAGTCCTGCTGTTTATTGGATTTACGAAGATAATCAAATTAAGCGAGTCAGCTTTAATCCCTTAGAACGAAAAATTGAGACCCTTGCTTGATATGAACAAAACAAAAAAAGTTCTTTCAACCAAACTTAATAATTCAAAGAATCTGAATTTAATTATTAATTCTGATACATATAAATTGGCTTATGAAGATCTTGGTTTTCTCAGCAGAAACGAAATGCGCGGAGTCAGAATGCTGCTTGAAATTACTAAACCAGATTTAATCCTAGAAGCAAATAAAATTCTTTCAACCATTATAATTTTTGGAGGTGCAAATATCGCTGAAGAGTCAAAAACAAGAGAGAAAATTGACGATATAAAAAAGTTAATTAAAAAAAATCCTTCATCTATTTTGCTTAAACGCAATTTAAATAGATTAGAAAATTTGTTATCAATGAGTCACTATTATCAATCCGCAAGGGAGTTTTCTAAACTTGTTTCAATTGATAATCAAAGTAAAGTATGTAATTCGCATGTGATCGTAACAGGGGGGGGCCCTGGGATTATGGAAGCTGCTAATAGAGGCGCGTTTGAAGCAAATTGTAAATCTATTGGGTTAAATATCAGTCTTCCCAATGAACAAATCCCCAATGCTTTTATAACTCCAGGTCTTTGCTTTAAATTTAATTATTTTGCATTACGAAAGATCCATTTCGTAATGCGATCAATAGGAGCTGTATTTTTTCCTGGGGGTTTTGGAACGTTAGATGAATTATTTGAACTACTAACACTGCGTCAAACAGGAATGAAAAATAAAATCCCAATAATACTTTTTGGAAGAAAATATTGGGATAAGATAATTAATTTCGAATATCTAGCTGATCTTGGATTAATTTCAGATGAGCACTTAAATCTTTTTGAATATACGGACTCTGTACCCGAAGCATGGGAAATTATAAAATCAGCAAATATCTAGGATTAGGATAGGTATCCAAAAAATAATAAAGTTTCCCCGTACCATCACCACCCATCAATTTCCTAAATAGAAACTTTGATGGATAATAAATTTATATTCATAAAGGTTAGAATAGCGCTTATTTCGATCTTTAAAATCGAACAAATCCTTTGATATGAACGAAGAAAAGTTTTTGCTAATGAACCATACTCCAGTATTCATAGCAAGGGTTTTAAAAACCTATAAAAAATGTTCACGATAGGATCACGATTTAATGGCTTCACCTTCGAGTTGGGAATTCTACAAAGAAGAACAAACTAAGATTTTATGGGTCCATATTTGTACCCAATATTTAACAGGCGTAGCTATTTCAATTAATAAATGGTGGAAGACGAGATATCCATAGTTCAAAATGAGAATAGTTTCTAAAAAAGAATATGAACATATAAAAATGCAAAAGCAGCAACAGCAACAATAAAATTAATCTTTGGTAAATTTTGATGCTGAATATTTTATTTATGCAGCTAGGATAATCCCAGTATATTAATGAATAAATGAATTCCGCATTTACAAAAGTCTCAAATTTGAAAGTCAAGAGGGTTTCTAAAATAGCCATTACTATTGCATCATCAACTTTCTTCTTATACGCATTAGGTCAAGCACCAATTTTTAAAAATATCCTTGCAGGTGCTTTCTCTTGTTCTGGCTAAAAAATACTTTTTTACAAGATGCTTAGATTCTTGAATAGTACTGATTAACAGTCGATCTAAACTAAGGGGCAATTAGCTCCTTTTTTTTTATCTTGCTATACAAGTACTAGAGGATAATTTAACTTTTCCTTCTTTAATAAAATATTGTGGAATTAACTGAGCTAATCAAAGATTACGTGGCCACAGAATTATTATCAAGTATTGAACTTGATTTTCTTGAAGGAGAGTTATGGGAAACTACTCAACATATTGCTGAAATAAATACAGTTTTTAAAGCCCCAAAAAAAATATGCGAGAAATTAGACCTAGATGAAAAATCTTGTTGGCAATTATGTTGTGCAGCCGTACTTGACTCCTCAAGACCTTTAAAGAACGGACAAAAAAGAGCTGATGATTTTAAAAAATTAATTAAACAATATAAAATTAACTTCATATAAAAAACAGAATAATCGATGAAAAATTTACTTATTACATTAATCCTTTTTTTTATACCTTTAGGAGCTTTTGCTGATGAAAGGCAAAGACAAATTGAGTACGAAGCTATAAACCTTGTTATTAAAAAATATGGAAAAGGCTTAGAAAATAGATTAAAAGGAACTGAATTAAATCCCAATTATCGAAGTTGGTATGAGAATGATTGTTTTGTAAGTGTTGCTGCTGGTACATACCAAGAAAGTAATTGGTCCTCAATGGAGTGGTTTAGCGTTAATATCTGTTCTGATTCTGCTGAAATAATTGAAAGTGAATGAAGGGAATAAAACGACTATTAGTTTTGCAGCATTTAGAAATAGAAGGACCTGGTCTTTTTCAACAATTCGCTGAAGAAAGAAATTTAAAAATTGAAATTATTCGTTTGGATAAAAATGATAATCTTCCTAAAACAAAAGAAGGTGATTTAATTTTAATTATGGGTGGACCTATGGGAGTCAAAGATATTGGAAGCGATAAATACTCATGGCTTAAGTTGGAGAGAGATTTTATAAGAAGAGAATTAGAGAATAATAGACCTACAATCGGTGTTTGCTTAGGTGCCCAGTTGATTGCGAGTGCTGCTGGGGGAGATGTTGAAATTTTAAAATATGGATACCCTCCAAAAGAATTACCAGAAATTGGATGGTCTCAAATTTTTATTGATAAATCAAATAGCGACTTTAAAGCAATTTTTGAAGACCCTTTGTATGTACTGCATTGGCATGGAGATAGGATTTTATTACCTAATAAAGCATTACTCATTGCAAGCAGTGAACGTTGTAAGGAACAGTTTTTTAGGATTGGTGATTATGCTTACGGATTACAATTTCACATAGAGACAACGGGAGCAATGATAAATAAGTGGATTAAAGAAGATAAAGAATTTGTCTTTAAAGGATTGGGACCAAATGGTCAGGAAATTTTAAGAGAAGAAAATGAAAAATATAGTGATAAGACTTTTTTAAAAAGAAAGCTTTTCATAAAAAAATTGTTTGAATTATTAGAAAAATAAAAATTTCTAATCAAATAAAAAGGGGTTAATAAAGCCCTTAAAAATTTTAAAAAATTGTTTTATTTAGAAAATACCTGGAACTATTTGACCTGTAAAATAATAAGCCCCTATTAGAGCAAACATTCCAAGCATTGCAGCTTTCCCGTTAAGCTTTTCAGCTTTTTCAGTCATGAATTTTTTAGCGAATTTCATAATTATTCGAGATAGATTTATATTTACAAATTAATTATTCCTAATAAGTAATTGATGTAGTATTGCCTACCTAAATCAGATTTTTTCTAAAAATTTTATTTTTAATTTATTTTTCATTAATATTAGAAATTTAGGGAACACACTTTTTACTATTAATAACACCATCTAAAACCTCCTCCGAATGAGAAGTCATTGCCTCCTGAAGATAGACCATATTTGGCATTCAGATTAAACATTAAATCTTGTCTTAATAAAAAATCAGCCCCAATTTTTGCGGAGCCATAATCTTCATCAAATAAACGAGCAGATGAATGAGTAGAAGCATTAGAATTTCCCGTTATGACAGCTTTAATATTTCTATTTTCATGATTAGCTAATCCATCATACTCATAATTAAGTGCAAAGAAAGGAACCAAAACCCATTTTCCTCCTCCCATTTCTATTTCTTTGTCAACAGAAATTCCCGTCTTGAAAACTAAAGATTCTGCCTGATTAGAATAAACAGTCACAAGATTACCTGTTCCTGTTTCGCTGAATTCATCTTGAGTATGAGCCGAGAAAGCTAATCCTAGAGAAGGTTTGAAACGCATTGGAGTTTTAGAACTTTTAAGGAACTTTTTTAATTTCCATATTCCATTTATTTCAACCATAAATCCATCTGTGTCGTAAGAAGATTTAGCAGCTGTTACTGCATCATTTCTCGTCCCCTTGTAATCAAGATCAGAACCTCCAATCAACCCCTTTACTGTAAATTTATCACTAACTTTCTTAACTCCATAAATCGCATAATGAGTATTATTAGAACTTAACGTCGAAGTTGTTCCTGAAAAGTTGTAGTTGCTTAAATAAGATGTTCCAGTTCCATAAGATATACCAGCTTTCCATTTCTGACCAATATGTTTTTCTATATTAAAAGCGCTATTAAAACTATCAACATTATATGACCCCAAAACACTAGTTCCATTTACATAAGAATTTGAATTAGAGGCTAAGGCATGAACACATAAATCTGTCCCATCAACAACCCATCCATAGTTATTACATTCTCCAGCACTAGCTAAAACAATATCCCTTTGGTTCTTCATAGAACCTAAGCCAACAGTCTGCATGGCTGAATATGGTTGAACCCATGAAGATTCAACAGATGAAGGGATTGCAAGAGATCCATATGCAAAATTACTTATATAACCATCTACTGTGAAAAAATTACCAAAAGCTGCCGTTGTGTGATCATGGACTAATTCTCCTCCAGGTGCATGCGATGCGTGCCAGCCATATGATTGAAAACTAGTTCCATTATCTGAAATAGCAAATTCTGGACCGTAATATGTATTATTAGAGTTAGGGGAATTATTACCAAGATTCATTTTTACAGCCTCCACAAATATTTGAGCAGCAGAGGCATCTCCCCACCAAGGAGAAGCCTGAATTAAATCTTTACCATCGTTATAGATTCCACTATGAATTTGTATTGTAAAAGTGTCACCTTGATATTCAACGTCAAAGCTATCTGCATTGACTTTTATTACAGGTAATGTAGCCAGCAACAAAAATTTATATATAAACCTAATATTTTTATTCAAATTTAATAGAGCAAACTAACCAATCATTTTTAGTTTATAAATAAAACAATTGTTATTGGCTTTTAATATCTATGATTTAAAACATAAAAAGATGTAAATACGTTTCCTAATCGAAATCGTTACTTTCATAACTAGTAAATTCAATGGATAATAAATTTATATCCAAAAATTTTGTTCGAGCTCTAAATTTCGGTAAGACCATTTGACATGAATGATACTAACTATTGGCTAATGAACGATGTTCCAGTAGTCATAGCAATGGATTTCGAAAATCAGCTAAATTCCGTCCACACCTCGTCAACACTTTTCGTGATTGACAATCGATCTACAATAAGGAGCAATTAGCTCCTTTTTTAATAGCAAAGTACGCTATCCGCTTTAATTGATTCTTCAACTAGAACATCTGGCATAACAAACTCTGCAGTGTATCCATCTAAAAGCTTCTCATCGTAACCCCTAGATTTAGCAGACATTCCTGAGACATATATGGTAATTTTTGAATTCTTTAAATTTTGAAGATGTTCGTATAAATCTCCAGTCCCTTGACCAACTATTTCACCAGCTTTTTTACAATTTAATATTTGTACTCCATCTCCTGCAAGAAAAAGTGTTACTTTATGATCGTTTTTTTCTGCAGTAAGGGCAACCAATAAACCTAAAGTTATTTTATTTTTGGATTCTAAACCGCTGTAAATATGAACTAACACTCTATTGTCGGTAATGATAGACATTTAATCCTCCCTAAATTTTGTTTTTATATCCTAAATAAAATCTATTTTCATTAGCTGTTTTTTTTATGAAACGCTTACTACTTGCACCTCTTTCTTATTGGCAGATGGCTATTAAGTATTAAAAATAACTCCTAAAAAAAGAAGTCTTCTTCCAACCTTTTTCCATAAATGATTGCGAATAATAAATTTATACACCTCTATATTATTGCCAATTTTCTTGCTATTTCCTTATTTTTTCGTAAGTATGCGTATATAGGCTCTAATTTGCTCTAAAAAACTGTCATATGGGGGTTAACGATTATGGAAATTCCAGACGGAATGTTGAAAGAAATTAGAGAAAGTGGATACGATCAAGAGCTTGTATATAACTACATAAGAGAACTATTAAACAGCGATAAACAAATGAATGAAAATAACAATCTAGATCTTATAGACAATTACTTATTAGACAAAGATCTACAAGAACCTGCTGCTGAGATACAGATAG is a window of Prochlorococcus marinus XMU1419 DNA encoding:
- a CDS encoding LOG family protein, which codes for MNKTKKVLSTKLNNSKNLNLIINSDTYKLAYEDLGFLSRNEMRGVRMLLEITKPDLILEANKILSTIIIFGGANIAEESKTREKIDDIKKLIKKNPSSILLKRNLNRLENLLSMSHYYQSAREFSKLVSIDNQSKVCNSHVIVTGGGPGIMEAANRGAFEANCKSIGLNISLPNEQIPNAFITPGLCFKFNYFALRKIHFVMRSIGAVFFPGGFGTLDELFELLTLRQTGMKNKIPIILFGRKYWDKIINFEYLADLGLISDEHLNLFEYTDSVPEAWEIIKSANI
- a CDS encoding hemagglutinin; translation: MKLKFMPTTIFRETPKVTFFDAGLEESNGCDVVIHSEEAISPPDDFKDEQYYVHNHQIDHNLVITGERTFVLINPSWDEPHHVIYLNRSMGALEIPIGTYHRSISGKEGSIVLNQPKRDKLFDPVKEFIPQKLDKISLIKARKSPAVYWIYEDNQIKRVSFNPLERKIETLA
- a CDS encoding inward rectifier potassium channel; this translates as MELTELIKDYVATELLSSIELDFLEGELWETTQHIAEINTVFKAPKKICEKLDLDEKSCWQLCCAAVLDSSRPLKNGQKRADDFKKLIKQYKINFI
- a CDS encoding heat-labile enterotoxin alpha chain, with translation MKNLLITLILFFIPLGAFADERQRQIEYEAINLVIKKYGKGLENRLKGTELNPNYRSWYENDCFVSVAAGTYQESNWSSMEWFSVNICSDSAEIIESE
- a CDS encoding DsrE family protein, which translates into the protein MSIITDNRVLVHIYSGLESKNKITLGLLVALTAEKNDHKVTLFLAGDGVQILNCKKAGEIVGQGTGDLYEHLQNLKNSKITIYVSGMSAKSRGYDEKLLDGYTAEFVMPDVLVEESIKADSVLCY
- a CDS encoding autotransporter outer membrane beta-barrel domain-containing protein; translated protein: MLATLPVIKVNADSFDVEYQGDTFTIQIHSGIYNDGKDLIQASPWWGDASAAQIFVEAVKMNLGNNSPNSNNTYYGPEFAISDNGTSFQSYGWHASHAPGGELVHDHTTAAFGNFFTVDGYISNFAYGSLAIPSSVESSWVQPYSAMQTVGLGSMKNQRDIVLASAGECNNYGWVVDGTDLCVHALASNSNSYVNGTSVLGSYNVDSFNSAFNIEKHIGQKWKAGISYGTGTSYLSNYNFSGTTSTLSSNNTHYAIYGVKKVSDKFTVKGLIGGSDLDYKGTRNDAVTAAKSSYDTDGFMVEINGIWKLKKFLKSSKTPMRFKPSLGLAFSAHTQDEFSETGTGNLVTVYSNQAESLVFKTGISVDKEIEMGGGKWVLVPFFALNYEYDGLANHENRNIKAVITGNSNASTHSSARLFDEDYGSAKIGADFLLRQDLMFNLNAKYGLSSGGNDFSFGGGFRWCY
- a CDS encoding high light inducible protein; the encoded protein is MTEKAEKLNGKAAMLGMFALIGAYYFTGQIVPGIF
- a CDS encoding type 1 glutamine amidotransferase, which translates into the protein MKGIKRLLVLQHLEIEGPGLFQQFAEERNLKIEIIRLDKNDNLPKTKEGDLILIMGGPMGVKDIGSDKYSWLKLERDFIRRELENNRPTIGVCLGAQLIASAAGGDVEILKYGYPPKELPEIGWSQIFIDKSNSDFKAIFEDPLYVLHWHGDRILLPNKALLIASSERCKEQFFRIGDYAYGLQFHIETTGAMINKWIKEDKEFVFKGLGPNGQEILREENEKYSDKTFLKRKLFIKKLFELLEK